In Dermacentor variabilis isolate Ectoservices chromosome 7, ASM5094787v1, whole genome shotgun sequence, a genomic segment contains:
- the LOC142587526 gene encoding monocarboxylate transporter 14-like isoform X1, whose amino-acid sequence MARSEASLRSDPHFGLDSRWSWVTAAFLSWVLCAAMMAQQSAGVLFFGIVDTYGVSREEASWPLVLSSSVVCLTGPIVGYLCRRFSCQPVLLFFSLASGISVCVCFFANGVLFLTVVLGFVHGAAVSGVFVGVQVLVSQHFEKRRATACSLMFTVCGLNMFFAPPLVDLFRVTYGIKGAFLLLGGLILNACPAVIMVRNPTWMQIRDPPTVCKKDETFPKDKASAEVPLLTLYSESREHAPGERKAVPESKSELPLPKASVGSNYARNLRNFCSILRYARAVKESREWVFQDITANARRFATLRFALDALSFSVIIFGLTTFFLLYVDIATDRGVVPSRAAFLVYAFAAGDLVCRALSGVVIDSGLLTLDSVMLFGYVLQAAGFELFVWLRTFPTMLVCSALIGISNGFRHSLQAPLLVRDFEIEHLPVMMGGLFFCNGLVLLTRPMLVGYYRDQQGSYDGLLHIAGAVNAAFCLLWAIRIFSERRRHWFRCGHSKQRQEELGFS is encoded by the exons ATGGCTCGCAGTGAGGCGTCCTTGCGGTCGGACCCGCACTTCGGCCTGGACTCCCGCTGGAGCTGGGTGACGGCGGCCTTCCTCAGCTGGGTGCTATGCGCCGCCATGATGGCGCAGCAGTCGGCAGGCGTGCTCTTCTTCGGCATCGTCGACACCTACGGCGTCAGCAGGGAGGAGGCGTCGTGGCCGCTCGTGCTCAGCTCCAGCGTCGTTTGCCTCACAG GCCCCATCGTCGGATACCTCTGCCGGCGTTTCTCCTGTCAGCCGGTGTTGCTGTTCTTCTCTCTCGCCTCAGGCATCTCTGTCTGCGTCTGCTTCTTTGCAAACGGTGTCCTCTTCCTCACAGTCGTCCTGGGATTCGTGCATG GAGCCGCGGTGTCGGGTGTGTTCGTCGGCGTCCAAGTGCTGGTGTCGCAGCACTTCGAGAAGCGGCGCGCCACCGCGTGCAGCCTCATGTTCACCGTGTGCGGCCTCAACATGTTCTTCGCCCCGCCGCTGGTTGACCTGTTCCGCGTCACGTACGGCATCAAGGGCGCCTTCCTGCTGCTCGGCGGCCTCATCCTGAACGCCTGCCCCGCCGTCATCATGGTGCGAAACCCCACCTGGATGCAAATCAGGGACCCTCCTACCGTCTGTAAGAAGGACGAGACATTCCCGAAGGACAAGGCGTCGGCGGAAGTGCCCCTTCTGACTTTATATTCCGAAAGTCGGGAACACGCTCCCGGGGAGAGAAAAGCCGTCCCGGAAAGTAAATCCGAGCTGCCGCTGCCCAAGGCGTCCGTGGGCTCTAATTACGCGAGGAACCTCAGGAATTTTTGCTCGATCCTTCGCTACGCGAGGGCCGTGAAAGAATCGCGAGAGTGGGTTTTCCAGGACATAACCGCCAACGCGAGACGATTTGCGACGCTCCGATTTGCGCTGGACGCGCTCTCCTTCTCCGTAATAATCTTCGGACTGACAACGTTTTTCTTGTTATACGTGGACATCGCCACCGACAGAGGCGTAGTCCCGTCTCGAGCGGCGTTCCTCGTGTACGCCTTCGCGGCCGGCGACCTGGTCTGCAGGGCGCTGAGTGGGGTCGTCATCGACTCGGGTCTCTTGACGCTGGACTCCGTGATGCTCTTCGGGTACGTTCTTCAAGCCGCTGGCTTCGAGCTGTTCGTCTGGCTCAGGACTTTTCCCACGATGCTGGTGTGCTCGGCGCTCATAGGAATCAGCAACGGATTCCGGCATTCACTGCAAGCACCGCTGCTCGTCAGGGACTTCGAGATAGAACACCTGCCCGTAATGATGGGCGGCCTGTTTTTCTGCAATGGCCTGGTGCTCTTGACGAGGCCGATGTTGGTGG GTTACTACCGGGATCAGCAGGGATCCTACGACGGCCTCCTCCACATCGCGGGCGCCGTGAACGCCGCTTTTTGCCTCCTGTGGGCGATAAGAATATTTAGCGAACGCAGACGCCACTGGTTCCGATGCGGGCACTCCAAACAGCGCCAAGAGGAGCTTGGCTTCTCTTGA
- the LOC142587526 gene encoding monocarboxylate transporter 12-like isoform X2 — MDPSPRDQTWQFPRDRHEKGPIVGYLCRRFSCQPVLLFFSLASGISVCVCFFANGVLFLTVVLGFVHGAAVSGVFVGVQVLVSQHFEKRRATACSLMFTVCGLNMFFAPPLVDLFRVTYGIKGAFLLLGGLILNACPAVIMVRNPTWMQIRDPPTVCKKDETFPKDKASAEVPLLTLYSESREHAPGERKAVPESKSELPLPKASVGSNYARNLRNFCSILRYARAVKESREWVFQDITANARRFATLRFALDALSFSVIIFGLTTFFLLYVDIATDRGVVPSRAAFLVYAFAAGDLVCRALSGVVIDSGLLTLDSVMLFGYVLQAAGFELFVWLRTFPTMLVCSALIGISNGFRHSLQAPLLVRDFEIEHLPVMMGGLFFCNGLVLLTRPMLVGYYRDQQGSYDGLLHIAGAVNAAFCLLWAIRIFSERRRHWFRCGHSKQRQEELGFS, encoded by the exons atggacccgtcaccacgtgatcaaacatggcagttCCCACGGGACCGCCACGAAAAAG GCCCCATCGTCGGATACCTCTGCCGGCGTTTCTCCTGTCAGCCGGTGTTGCTGTTCTTCTCTCTCGCCTCAGGCATCTCTGTCTGCGTCTGCTTCTTTGCAAACGGTGTCCTCTTCCTCACAGTCGTCCTGGGATTCGTGCATG GAGCCGCGGTGTCGGGTGTGTTCGTCGGCGTCCAAGTGCTGGTGTCGCAGCACTTCGAGAAGCGGCGCGCCACCGCGTGCAGCCTCATGTTCACCGTGTGCGGCCTCAACATGTTCTTCGCCCCGCCGCTGGTTGACCTGTTCCGCGTCACGTACGGCATCAAGGGCGCCTTCCTGCTGCTCGGCGGCCTCATCCTGAACGCCTGCCCCGCCGTCATCATGGTGCGAAACCCCACCTGGATGCAAATCAGGGACCCTCCTACCGTCTGTAAGAAGGACGAGACATTCCCGAAGGACAAGGCGTCGGCGGAAGTGCCCCTTCTGACTTTATATTCCGAAAGTCGGGAACACGCTCCCGGGGAGAGAAAAGCCGTCCCGGAAAGTAAATCCGAGCTGCCGCTGCCCAAGGCGTCCGTGGGCTCTAATTACGCGAGGAACCTCAGGAATTTTTGCTCGATCCTTCGCTACGCGAGGGCCGTGAAAGAATCGCGAGAGTGGGTTTTCCAGGACATAACCGCCAACGCGAGACGATTTGCGACGCTCCGATTTGCGCTGGACGCGCTCTCCTTCTCCGTAATAATCTTCGGACTGACAACGTTTTTCTTGTTATACGTGGACATCGCCACCGACAGAGGCGTAGTCCCGTCTCGAGCGGCGTTCCTCGTGTACGCCTTCGCGGCCGGCGACCTGGTCTGCAGGGCGCTGAGTGGGGTCGTCATCGACTCGGGTCTCTTGACGCTGGACTCCGTGATGCTCTTCGGGTACGTTCTTCAAGCCGCTGGCTTCGAGCTGTTCGTCTGGCTCAGGACTTTTCCCACGATGCTGGTGTGCTCGGCGCTCATAGGAATCAGCAACGGATTCCGGCATTCACTGCAAGCACCGCTGCTCGTCAGGGACTTCGAGATAGAACACCTGCCCGTAATGATGGGCGGCCTGTTTTTCTGCAATGGCCTGGTGCTCTTGACGAGGCCGATGTTGGTGG GTTACTACCGGGATCAGCAGGGATCCTACGACGGCCTCCTCCACATCGCGGGCGCCGTGAACGCCGCTTTTTGCCTCCTGTGGGCGATAAGAATATTTAGCGAACGCAGACGCCACTGGTTCCGATGCGGGCACTCCAAACAGCGCCAAGAGGAGCTTGGCTTCTCTTGA